Genomic DNA from Tautonia rosea:
CTGAGGACCGACCCACGTCTTGCCGGTCTGGCGGCTCGAACCCACACGCCCTCACCAGTCCGTCCTTGAAAAAGAATCGTGAGGGACCAGGCGTCGCTGCGCGGATTATAGCGGCCCCTCACCCCCCGACTACCCCGATTTCCGCGCAATTGCCTCGGCTCCTCCGTTGCTCGGTCCGAGTTCAACGGACTCGATGAAACTGCACCTCATCCTGGTCCAGGTCGAGCATCGCCACCGTCCACTCTCTGGCCCGGTGCAAGGCTCCCGGATTGATCTGGCGAATGGCGCCGTCGCGCTCGTTGAGCCATTGATGCGTATGTCCAAACAGAAGGTAATCGGGATTGGCCTTGAGCAAGCGTCGAAATTCGCTCGTCAGGTGGCCGTGCGTGACCCCGATCCGACGGCCTGCCAGCGTGATCTCCGCCGCCCAGCCGAGCATCGTTCCCCCGGTCGCGATCACCGCCCGCTCGATCCCTTCAAGATCGAAGTCGTTATTTCCCAGCACATAATGGCAAGGGATCCCTCCCTCGGCGACCGTGTGAACGATCGCCGGCTCGGTCAGATCGCCGCAGTGGATCAAGGCCTCCGCCCCCTCGGCCGCCAGCAAGGCCACCGCCGCGGCTGTCCTCCCGATTTGATCGTGAGAGTCGGACAGGATTCCGATTCGCATGGCATTCAGACTCAACCCGACACGGATTCCCTTGGCGACGTCACCAACGGATCGTAGAATACCCGCGGACTCTCAGGCTGTCGGCCCCGAATCCCCTTGGTCTCGTTTCCCTTCTCCTCGTTCGAGGGCTGGGCTTGCTGGTGTCCGACGACGCCCCTTGGTGGGGCGGCGCTCGATCGGCCGACCGGAAACGGCCGATCGCGGAGGATCGGGCCATGTCTCGCAGGTAACTCGACCGACGGACTCCCGCACGGCCGACGCCTCATGCTGCGCCGATCGTCCCTGGCTCTACCCGCTCTGAGCGGGGAGGTGTCCCATGTTCACGACCCCGAACAACCGAACCACCGAACGACCAAACGCGACCACCCTCGATCCCCAAATCGTCCGGGCACCCGAACCGGCTGTCGAGGCTCCCGACCGTGGCGAAGTCCTCGCCGAACCCCTCGAAGACGCCATTATTCGACATGCCGAAGCCCCCGACGCCGGCGACAGCCGCGCGGACCTGATCGATCAAGACTACACGCACGGACGCAGCATGACCTGATCCGGATCCGAGCCTTGCCCAAGCTGCTCTGTTCGCCGCCGGACCCTCTCCCGCCGTTGCCGGTCCGGCGGCGAACATTGCTCAATCGGGCGTAAACATCAAGCCCCCGCCCCCTTGCTGCTCGGCCGCGTCAAACTTCACAATTGACAGCACCAGCAAGGTAAACCGCGCCAGGCCTCCCACCCCCTCGGGCATCACCCAGACGTAGCAGTCTCCATGACGGCCAACGTAACGGGCCGCTTTCGGCACATCCTTCTTCGCCCCGATGAAAAACCAGCCCCGGGGGACCTCTCCGGAGCGGCTCACCTCCACCGAGCTCAACAGCGCCCGGGTTTCCCGATCGGTGTCTCGAAAGGAATCCGCATCCTCCACATCCTCGACGCGGGACCCGAGTTTGCTCAGCTCGGCAATGAAGTTCGGCTCCGGCAGCGGCGGAAGCCCCAGTACGCGCCGATAAACCGTTTGCAATGCATAGAGCTGAATCGGATCACCCACCGCGTCCGTTCCCCATTGCAACGCCACCTGCCGAGACCCCTGGGGGCCGTAGGTCTCGATCCCCAGCCCTCCCCCTTCGAACGTCGAAAATCCGCCCCCTTGCTGGCCAATGCCGATCCGGTCCTGAATCTGCACCGTTCCATCCCGAACGCGAACATGCCAGGGCAATGTAGTCGGCTCGTCGGCGAACATGGCGATGTTGTTGAGCACGATCTGATAGATGATCGTCTGAAAGCTATTGGCCGTCAGCACAGTGCTCATGCTCAACTGTTGATGCGCGCAACCGCCAATCAGTACCACCAGCATCAGCCCCGCGATGGATCTTCGCCCCCGAAGCCGCAACCCGCTCCCCATCGCTTTCCCAAGCAGATCCGGCATCAGTTCGGGTCCCTCGACGGCCGTCCCCCGACCGGAACTCCCCCTCCCGAAGGGGCCTTGGGAAGCCCACCACTTGGCGGCCTGGGAGTCGTGGATTCAACGATGTCCTCGACCAGCAACATTCCCTGGATCGCGGTCTCGGCGTTTCGAAGTTCCTCGTATTCCAGGAACAATTTCTGAATCCCTTCGGCGTAGGCTCCCAGCGCCGACTGAACTCGAGAATAGCTCGCCTTCTCGTTCCGAAACTCCTCCCCGTAAATCTCGAACGCCTCGAGCGACCGGGGCAGAATCTCCTCCTGATACCGCTTCACATTTGTATCGCTGGTCAGATACTGGTTGTATCGCCGAGCGAGACGTTGCTCGATCGACAATCGAACCCGAGTCAGGTTCTGACGAGCGTCGGCCAACGCATGATGCGCTCTGGCAATGTTCCCTTGATTGCGGTCCCAGAGGGGCATGTCGACGTAGACCCGAACGATCCCGGTCGTCTCGTCATTCGAGAGGTTGTGGTCTGCTCCCCCCCGGAGGATCAGGTCGGGAATCGGCTCGACCTCCTCGCGTCTCAGGTCTCGCTGCGTTCGCAAAACACGCAGCTCGGCAATCTTGATCTCCGGACTCCCTTCCAGCAGGTACTCCAGACTCTCCTCCCACGAAACCGGCGCCGACTGCCGCACCAGATCGCCCGCGAGCGGGACCGGCTCCATTCCCGGAACCCCGAGATAGGCTGCCAGTTCTCTCCACGAGTTTCGGTAACGATCCACCAACTGCTCCCGGTCCAACCGCATCGTGGTGGCGTCGTTTTCCGCCAGCAACAGGTCAGCCTTCGAGGCGTGACCACTCTCGACCTTCGCCCGGGTCCACGTCACCACCTCGTCCGCCATCCGGATCAGCCCTCTGCGGGCCTCCAGCAACCGCTGCTGCGCGAGAATCTGCCAGCAACGGAGTCGCACGCCGTTTCGCACCCGGTATTGCTGTTCCACCAGCCCCCAACGAGCAATCTCAAGATCAACCTCGTAACGAGACTGATTGATTCGCAGTTTCCCCCCGGTGACGATCGGCTGCTGGATGAACCCGCCCTGGGTCCCGACCGTCCCCCCTGCCCCGAGACTTTGCGAGTTCCAGCCGGCAATCGGGTTTGGATATCTTCCGGCCTGATCGACGTTGCCCCGGGCCTGACCAATCCGCTCGGCCGCCTGCGCAAGGGTCGGATTCGACTGCAGCGCGATCTGTTCCAGCTCGGCCACCCTCAACACCTGCCGCTCACCCGGAGCCGCGGGGCCGGTCCTCACTTCCATCGGCCGAGCATCCGGCAAGGGCGGCAATTCGATCGGCGGGCCGACCTGCAGCACAACGAGGGAGAGCCAGAGGATTCTCACACGCACGCTCCACCCAGAGTCCACACATCCACCGAACTCGCCCGCTCGATTCGAGGTCGAGTGATGCGTTCGATGTTGTCGATTCGTCAGGTTGTATCGACCAGGGTGTCGCGCGAGCCTCAACGAAACCGACCATCAACACGTCGAACTGTCACAACCTGCACATCCTCACCTGCATCACGGACGCGTGGGCCGATCCTCCCATCGTTTCAGCATTTCCAGGGAAAAAGTGACTGCCGCCCCCCAATTTCTCGACACTTTCAATTGAAAGGACTCCTCCTGCAACCTCCTGCTCGATCTCTCTTGTGCTCGATTCGGATGATTCTTCAAGACCAGGAGTGGGCAGCCGCGGGGCACCGTCGCATCGCGAATGAGCAACCGGCAACGGCGCTCAAACACCAAAAAAAATCCACACCCCAACACTCCGACAATCCTGTCCAGGACTTGCTCGACGCAATGAATCGAAGCCATGACTTCGACGAAACAACGCCATCAAGACCATGACGAGCCAAGGCGCTCGCCATGCCGAAACGAAGCCCTCAACTTCTCGAATCGACCCCGACTCCACGAACACAAAGCCTTGTCAACATAAGAAGTTCCGCAAAAACCTTCCCCCTGGTATGCGGCGCACCGGGGGGCGCACCTCACAGCGCACCGGGGGGCGCACCCGACGGAGTTTGATCATTCGGGCGCTGCGATGGTCGATTCGGCCGCCGGACTCGGGACGAACCCCGGGAAAACGTGGGCATAGAGCCAGACAATCCCTCCGACGATCAAGGCCAGGGCAAGACTGTGGATCAAGACCGCGCGCAGAATCGTTCCCTCGCGTCCCCCTTCGCCCGTTGCCGCAGCGGCGACCACGATCGACTGCGCGTCGACCATCTTGCCCATCACGCCTCCGGTCGTATTGGCCGAGGCCATCAGGATTGGGTCCAGTCCGAGCTTCTCCGCCGTGATCCGCTGCAGGTTGCCGAACAGGACGTTGCTTGCCGTGTCCGATCCGGTCAAGGCCACGCCCAGCCAGCCAAGCAAGGTGCCGAAGATCGGATAGAGCATCGGTCCGGTTCGGGTAAAGGCCAGGCCCAGCACCGCATCCATGCCCGCCAGCTTCGTCACGAATCCCAGGCCCAGCATGCAGAGGATCGCCACCGCCGCCCACCGCAAGCGATAAACGGACAGACCAAAGACCCGGACCAACCCCTTCGGACCCAGCCCCAGCAGGAGGCCGCTGGCGATCGCCGCGACGAGGATGGCCGTGCCGGTCGAGGCAATCGGTGCAACATCGAGCGTGACCTTCTCGAAGTCGCTCGCCTCGGGCTCGACTCGGCCGGTCACCGCCTCTCCCTTGGCGATGCGAGAGACGAAGTCCTGCCCTTTTTCTGCCGCCTGTTCCAGGACCGGCCTCGGCCATCCCAGCGCCGGGGCTGCCTCGGTCATCGGCACACTGAGCCGGGGCATCGGCGGGTTCCAGGAGGTCGAGGCTTCCAGGGTTCGCTTGATTGCCGGTATCCCCCAGAGGATGACCATGATCGTCAGCAAGCCGAACGGCATCCAGGCTCGAGCGACCCGGGCCGGAGTCAGGTCTCCGATCGTATCGTATGCCGTCTCGACGGGTCCCTCGGCCGCTTCGGCCCGCTCCTCAGGAAAATGCCAGACCTCCTTCGGCTTCCAGATCCGCAAAAGGAGCATTCCCGCCGCCAGGCTCGCAATCGACGAGACGATATCGACCAGCTCATAACCGACGTAGTTCGACCAGACGAACTGGGCCGTCGCAAACGATCCTCCGATGACCACCAGCGCCGGCCAGACCGCCACCGTTTCCCGCCAGGAAACCATCATCCGGACCAGCCACCAGGGAACAATCACCGAGAGAAAGGGCAAGATACGCCCGGCCATAGCGCTGAGCAGTTCCGGGTCGAGGCTTGTGACCTCTCCCAACGCCCGAATCGGTGTGCCGATCGCCCCCCAGGCCACGGGGGCGGTGTTGGCCACCAGGCAGAGGATGGCCGCCTGAAGTGGCCGGAACCCCAGGCCGACCAGAAACGCCGCCGAGATCGCCACCGGTGCTCCGAAGCCCGCGGCCCCCTCAATAAACGCCCCGAAGCTGAATGCTACCAGAATCGCTTGAATGCGACGATCGTCCGAGAGCCGAGCGATCGACGCCTTCATGACCTCGAACTGCCCCGTCTCAACCGTGATATTATAAAGAAAGACCGCCGCCGTGATCAGCCAAACAATCCTGAAGAACGCAAAGACCATTCCGACTCCGGCTCCGGCAACGACCAGATCAGCAGGCATGCCGAACACACCGATCGCCATGGCCATCGCCGACAGCAGCCCCGCCAGCGCCGCTTGCCAGGCCGAGGCTCTCCCGGAACCAAGCAACCCCAGCAAGACCAGGACAGGAACCGAGGCCGCCAGGGTCGACAACGGCCAGGCGTCGAACGGATCGTAGACTTGTGTCCAGACATCGGCCATCGGTATCGGCCCCCTCCTCCCAGCAGGTCATCGCGGTTCGCAAAGGCTTCCGGAGCATACGAGATCGGTCCAGCCGGTCATAGCCCCGGCCGTCTTCTCTAGCCCTGCTCCCGATCAACCTGCGTGGACGACGCAGGACCCTTGACCCCGATGGTCTCCAGAAGTTAATCTCGATGCGCGCCCGACTGGTTCAGCAAACAACGAAAGACGGGCATCGTGCGGCAAGGAGTCTTCGGGTGCATATCGAAATTTCAACCCGTCATGGCCTGATTCTTGAACCTCATCAGCAGCAGTACGTACAACAAAAGGCCGAAAAGCTGCTTAAATATTTCAGCCGCCTCATGGAGATTGATGTCGTCATTGACCATCCCAAGAATGGATGGTCGATGGAGATGGTCGTTTCCGCCGAGCACAAGCACGATTTCGTCGCCCGGAGCGATGCGCCGGGGCTTGAGACGGTGACCGACCAGGTCGTCCACATGATTGAGCAGCAGATTCGCCGTTACAAGGATAAGATTCAGGATCACAAAGACGAGATTCCCCACGGTGGAACCTCACGGTCGCGGCCGGACCTTCCCGAGCCGCCCGAATCGTCTGAGGCCCCCGAGGTCGACTGAACTGGAACCGGCCGCCCCGTCCGACCATCTTCGGGGTACCTCTGGGGCGATGAACTGCACAATCCCTCGGGGCCGGCTTTGCCTCGATGGATGGAGAACCGCATGAAACTTTCGGATTTCGTCGTTCGCGAGGCGGTCATTGTCGACCTCCAGGCTACGACCAAGGAAGAAGCGATCCGCGAGATCGTCTCCGGCCTTCGCGACGCGGGCCGCCTGACCGAGTCGGATCTGGAGAGCGTGACCCGGGCCATCCTCAATCGTGAGGAGCTGGGCTCGACCGGAATTGGTCAGGGAGTCGCGGTCCCTCACACCCGACACCCGATGGTCGATCGGCTTATCGGGACCGTCGCCCTCTCCAACAAAGGGGTCGAGTTTGCGGCCCTTGACGGTGAGCCGGTCGATATCCTGTTCCTGCTCGTATCACCCCCGAACCAGCCCGGCGATCACCTTCGGGCGCTCGAAAACATCTCCCGTCATCTGAAGGATGAGCAATTCGTCCGGTTCCTGCGCCAGGCGAGGACCCGGGAGCAAATCCTCGATGTGCTCGACGAGGCCGACCAGTCAAGCCCCTGAGCCTGCCTCGGCCCTTGTGGGCGGGACCTTCGCCCTTTTTTCTGTAGCTTGCGGACGTCGAAGGGACGGTCGCTGTGATGCCCCCAGATCTTCGAGACCCCAGGCAGAAGGCTGCGGTTGATAGCAGCCTTCGCCGGACCGGATCGCTGATGAGTCAGGACCTTCATCGAGTTCGTCGTCGGGTGGAAATCACCAACCCGTACGGCTTGCACCTCCGACCCGCCGAGAAATTTGTCGGCCTGGCCGGGAAGTTCCGCGCCGAGGTTCGGGTGCACTATGAAGGCCGTGATTGCAACGGCAAGAGCATCCTCGACCTGATGACCCTGGCCGCCGAATGCGGGTCCTGGCTCGAACTCGAAGCCCGAGGACCCGACGCTGAAGCGGCCATCACCGCCCTGGTCGAGCTGGTCTCAACCCATTTCGGGGAGAAGACTGGCTGCGACGATCACCAGGCTCCGCCTCCCGAGGCCGATACCAGCCCGCCCGGAGGGCTGCACCCATGACTCCCGGCGCGCGTCCCGCGCCGGCCGACGCCCTCCCGTCAGTGGCCCTCGATCCGATCGCCACGGCCCCTGACGCGACGTCACTTGCCCCCCCGACGCTCAGGGATCTCGCCGTGTCATCCCCCGCCACCCCACCCAGGACGATGAGGGTTCTCCGGGGAATCGCCGTCAGCCCCGGCGTCGCCTTCGGACCCTTGCTGATTCTGGCCCCTCGCGGGCCTCGCCTGACCCGGCGCTCCATCCCCGCCTCGGCGGTTGATCTCGAACGTCTCCGTCTGGAACGGGCCGTTGAATCGGCTCGGATCGACGCTGAAGCCGCCGAGCGCGATGCCCGCCAACGGCTCGGCCCGCAATACGCCGACATCCTCTCGGCTCACGTCCGGATGAT
This window encodes:
- a CDS encoding HPr family phosphocarrier protein, yielding MSQDLHRVRRRVEITNPYGLHLRPAEKFVGLAGKFRAEVRVHYEGRDCNGKSILDLMTLAAECGSWLELEARGPDAEAAITALVELVSTHFGEKTGCDDHQAPPPEADTSPPGGLHP
- a CDS encoding PTS sugar transporter subunit IIA; protein product: MKLSDFVVREAVIVDLQATTKEEAIREIVSGLRDAGRLTESDLESVTRAILNREELGSTGIGQGVAVPHTRHPMVDRLIGTVALSNKGVEFAALDGEPVDILFLLVSPPNQPGDHLRALENISRHLKDEQFVRFLRQARTREQILDVLDEADQSSP
- the hpf gene encoding ribosome hibernation-promoting factor, HPF/YfiA family, producing the protein MHIEISTRHGLILEPHQQQYVQQKAEKLLKYFSRLMEIDVVIDHPKNGWSMEMVVSAEHKHDFVARSDAPGLETVTDQVVHMIEQQIRRYKDKIQDHKDEIPHGGTSRSRPDLPEPPESSEAPEVD
- a CDS encoding YfcE family phosphodiesterase, with protein sequence MRIGILSDSHDQIGRTAAAVALLAAEGAEALIHCGDLTEPAIVHTVAEGGIPCHYVLGNNDFDLEGIERAVIATGGTMLGWAAEITLAGRRIGVTHGHLTSEFRRLLKANPDYLLFGHTHQWLNERDGAIRQINPGALHRAREWTVAMLDLDQDEVQFHRVR
- a CDS encoding L-lactate permease; its protein translation is MADVWTQVYDPFDAWPLSTLAASVPVLVLLGLLGSGRASAWQAALAGLLSAMAMAIGVFGMPADLVVAGAGVGMVFAFFRIVWLITAAVFLYNITVETGQFEVMKASIARLSDDRRIQAILVAFSFGAFIEGAAGFGAPVAISAAFLVGLGFRPLQAAILCLVANTAPVAWGAIGTPIRALGEVTSLDPELLSAMAGRILPFLSVIVPWWLVRMMVSWRETVAVWPALVVIGGSFATAQFVWSNYVGYELVDIVSSIASLAAGMLLLRIWKPKEVWHFPEERAEAAEGPVETAYDTIGDLTPARVARAWMPFGLLTIMVILWGIPAIKRTLEASTSWNPPMPRLSVPMTEAAPALGWPRPVLEQAAEKGQDFVSRIAKGEAVTGRVEPEASDFEKVTLDVAPIASTGTAILVAAIASGLLLGLGPKGLVRVFGLSVYRLRWAAVAILCMLGLGFVTKLAGMDAVLGLAFTRTGPMLYPIFGTLLGWLGVALTGSDTASNVLFGNLQRITAEKLGLDPILMASANTTGGVMGKMVDAQSIVVAAAATGEGGREGTILRAVLIHSLALALIVGGIVWLYAHVFPGFVPSPAAESTIAAPE
- a CDS encoding TolC family protein, which encodes MRILWLSLVVLQVGPPIELPPLPDARPMEVRTGPAAPGERQVLRVAELEQIALQSNPTLAQAAERIGQARGNVDQAGRYPNPIAGWNSQSLGAGGTVGTQGGFIQQPIVTGGKLRINQSRYEVDLEIARWGLVEQQYRVRNGVRLRCWQILAQQRLLEARRGLIRMADEVVTWTRAKVESGHASKADLLLAENDATTMRLDREQLVDRYRNSWRELAAYLGVPGMEPVPLAGDLVRQSAPVSWEESLEYLLEGSPEIKIAELRVLRTQRDLRREEVEPIPDLILRGGADHNLSNDETTGIVRVYVDMPLWDRNQGNIARAHHALADARQNLTRVRLSIEQRLARRYNQYLTSDTNVKRYQEEILPRSLEAFEIYGEEFRNEKASYSRVQSALGAYAEGIQKLFLEYEELRNAETAIQGMLLVEDIVESTTPRPPSGGLPKAPSGGGVPVGGRPSRDPN